GGTATAACGACGTAACCGAATTACCACCCAACATGTGCACGCCCCTCCTAAgcgaagaagaaatagaacAAGTCAACTCGGGGGGTGGTGAGTCCTCCTTGGAGAAGTATTCATGTACCGTTGTTTATGGTAAGAAGATGCGCTCATAGATTAATGAAGTGGATTTCCACAACTAGCAGAAGAGTTGTTACAAATTTTCGCAAAGCGCGAATCGCAGTTGGAGCGGTTCCCACCGGTTGATTGCCCCCACTATTCGAATCGCAGTGTAAGTTTCTACATCATAGCGGTAAACACGCGAAATATcgtatatagaaaaaataagaaattaaaaaaacgcAACGCGAAACGGAAATGCATAAACAGAGTTatgcatggaaaaaaaatataataactGAATAAATGTtgtcactaaaaaaaaaagggaaaatataagGGACGGATGAGCCTTTTAAGGAGGGCACCATCGCGTTCCtgataaaaatgataataggAAAAAGGATCCACTGGCTAAGCGTAGTGAAATAGTCCCCTCGTTCGACTAGGGTTAGGGAGTGGACAAAAATTGGGGGAGTCTCTTCCTAGAAACACAAAAGATCGATCCTCCCTTGTACTAGTTGCTCCACTCACTCATGGCTCTGTTCCCGTGCGGAAGGCAAAGGAAGTGTCGAGCGGGTTATACTTGTAAATATACCAGAAATCCTCCGTCTTTAACTCCGCAGGAGTCATCTTCATATATTGGTATATGGAATTCAGTTCGTCCTTATCCAAAGGGTTAATGTTGTGTCTGTTCAACAGTTGTTTATAAATCAGGTCGATATTGaggttgttaaaaatgtcTGGCATTTCCTGGCCCAACTGTTCTTGATACTGATACAACTCTTGGCAATCATTTATAGTTTGGGTGATgaccttcttcattttttctcggTTTTCATAAAAGTTGGAAATTTCGTCATCGGTAGGGACCACCGAAATTTTGTTACCCTTATAGTAGAAATGGAAGTCGGATGTATCATAGAGGTACTTTTCTTTGTTACTTAATTTGGTCATTACTCCtttgtatattttgtatttatCCCACTCGAACAATTTGCTCTCCTTCAGAGCGAagtattctcctttttttttttccctttcgacCCATATGCGGGCACTGATGAAGTTTGAATCATTTGGTTGGTCATTCAATCCAAAGGTGGATTTTATTCGATCGTGTTCTTCTTTCATATCGGTGTACTCATAccttttgttaaaaaatgggaggggGTAATTATTCCAGTGGGTGCCTCCACTCAGGATAGGGATATTTGCACTTTTGTAGAAAGCCGTTTGGCTAGTTTTGTTTGGGTCCTTAAGACTATTAAGAATTGTATTTCCATCCATGGTGCATCCTCTATATCGTAAGAAAATTTCATGCAAATCCCACTCTGTGTGTTGATACATGGGATAGTTAAGCGCAAGAACGGAATCTTTTAACTGACCTATGGTTCTGGGGCCAATTATGGAGGAAGCAACAAATGGTCTACTATAAACGAAGCTTAAGCTCAGCTGGGCTAGGGACATGCCGTGTGATCTAGCTAACTTCATATATTCGGCTGTCGCGTCTTGAGCCCACACACACCTGTGTGATTTGTATAGATAGGGGTATTTATTGCATCGACCATTTCTTGGTCCGTACGATAAATAACCGTAATCTTCGGCTTTGTTTCCTTTAGAATCATCTAAGTCGTGATCGAGCTGATCATCCCCTAGGACGGTGTCGGGGCCCATAGTGTGATACCTCTCCGGGTCTAAATACTTCCCCGTCAGTATTCCCCCCGCTAGCAACCCATAAGGAACTAGCGGtacattaaaattttctcgCAAAATCATTTCTACAAGACCAGATGATTCTACCTCATTTCTATGTAACAAATTGTACAAATTTTGTGCACACACaattttcataaatttttttttttttttttttgccaaactACACCACTGGTATATTCCCCAAACAGATTCGTTGGAAACAGCGATATGTCGTACCTTCCCTTTGAGAATCAACTTCTCCAATATGTGAAACTGTTCTTCTATCGACATaacttcttttccattttgtgtatCTTCTGAAGAACTCAAATTTTCAAACCCCCATATGTAAGtgtcttccccttttgcacCATTTGGTATATACCGTTCAGGCATATCAATGGTTAATATATCCACATAGTTGgtattcaaattttttagAATTTTATCTAGCCTTTCTTCTATGTTGTAAAATGTAGGAGTGTCATCTTTCATACCTTCCATAATCCAACTTAGATAATATTCTCCATTGGTTATTTTGTCCACATTTCTTGAGGAACACATTCGTAAATTTATGATgatgttttctcttttcttatCTTTGAGGAATAAATTCATGTTTCtatttttcgcctttttgtAGCTGATTGGGTCATGTGGAAATGGGTCATATTCAGAAATatcaaaaaaatttattccgtATTCGTAAAATGCCATATTGAGTAGTACATTCACATCGTCCTTGCTGAtgaagttttcattttcgtacaTGTTCGTTCCTACACACAGTTCACTTACGCACAGATTGCTCTCTCCCAACTTTCTGTACTTCATTCCATATATTAAATCGTTGTgggtgtatattttttgtgtgtggaAACTGTTGGAGTTGCTAATTCGGAGAAGTTCGTAAAAAAGGTGTTTCTTCCTGAGGTCGTATTTCTCCGTTTGAGTTGATGAATTTGGTACATTGATCGGCTTCTctgtgtgcacattttttaaaatcgtaTCCATGAATTCTTGGCTTCCCGGCGGGGGCTTCTCACCGAACTTCAGCTTTTCAATGTCTTCTCGCTCTTCGTAaagcttttcatttttttcctcttcctggAGCATGAACTCTACCTTTTTGATGAACTCGATTTTGCGTTCCCTCtccagtttttccttctctgcgAGGGgatccttctcttcctttggcGAGAAATTATCCTCCgagttttcttcctcttcttctttcttgcCGATAGATTTGCTTCCCTTTTGACTTCCCTTTCTGCGTCCCTTATTCTCCCGTGCcgtattttcctctttttcgtCTTCCATGGAAAACTCGTCCGCAAAATATTCGAGCGCCTCGTTTTCGTCAAACTGGTCTTCATTGGATTCCCCCGAGGTGGTGGTTCGGTGAAGGGGTTCTCCCTGCGGGTTTTCCCCTCTGTTTGTGCCCCTCTTAGCGATCTTTCTGACACCCCTTTTAGCGATCTCTTTGGTACCCttctttgtgttttttttttcgcccttcttcctttctcccttttcattccctttaaCCGCCCTCACATCCTCCCCTCCCTCCACTACCCCTTCACAGGTGGATATGTCCTCACTCGCTGCAGCACCGCCTTCATTCTCCAATGTGAggctcttctcctttttttgccttccccGGCGGGTCTTTACTTTCCCCTTTACcacttcatccttttctGCGCTTGTCGATTCTTCAGTGGTATTTCCTacgtttttcctcctcacgAATAACTTTGTGGCCCGTACGTTTCCTCTAGCGCGGTTGTCCTGGAGCAACGCATTACCATTAGGTGAACGTTGCTTTCTTGATTCTCCTaactgtacatatgtaaTGACATTTCGATTGAGAAAAAGGTAGGGAAATCGTCTATCCTGAGGAGACGAAGCATTGTCTCGAAATTTTATCCTCACaaatttatttctccttGCAACGACTTTAATGTCATGCGTGCGTTTGTCTGTTGGATAATATGGGATGCTgtgaattcttttctttctcacaGAGGAGAACGTCTCGATAAGGAACCATGCGCAGATAGCTATGAATGAGGCCCTTTTCGTTTTCATAACTGTCAAATTGGTGGGTCGAGATGTTCGGGGGTGCAAAGGGGCTAGGGCACTCCCACAGGCACAAATAAGTACACACacgtacacacatgtgtacatgtatatgtgcacactTATACCTTCAGCGAGTTTCCGCTCAGGCATATGCTTGTCCTCCTATTTGTGGATCACCGTTCCGCATATACATCGTTATATCTTCCCCGCGCGATTGCCCTGTACCTTCAATGTCATCTTGAAAAATTAGTTATCTTGAAGGTATCGTGACAAGAATGGTATGTGGTTTATTTCTGCTATACCTTATTCCAtctttttatgtttatcGACGAATGAGCCAAGAGTTTCACTCTTCATGTGAAGACTTCTCCAAATTTAGTAAGCTCGAATAagtgttgcctttttttttttttttttttttttttcaatttaacctagcgtgttaaaaaaaaaaaaaaaactaccatTTTGAGGTGTGCAGAATGGGGAAATATAAGCCAGAATGGTCCCAACAGCATTCAAGATAAATTtattataaaaaggaaggactTGAAGCGAGTAGAgcgaatgaggagaaaatcCCCTGGTTAGGCAAAaaaacggaggaaaaaaaaaaaaaaaaaaaaaaaaaaattacggagAATATTTGCATGTTCACCTTATGCGCAGCTTTTCTGGGAACATCtagggaaagagaaaaaaaaaaaaacaaaaacaaaaaaaaaaaataataataaaaagaaacccTTGGATATTTAccaacatatatatacatagatgcaAGAATGTACAGAGGTTGCCCACTTTTTGTCATTAAAATGTATTCATAGAAAGAAAGAGCACATCCTTTTGAGGAAATCCCCCGGcaattactttttttcttttcttttaaccaaCTTGAAAAGTACAGAACAAATttatagttaatttttttacttgttcGTGTGAAAATCATCACATTCTTAATACTGTGGCGAAcgcgaaaaaaggaaagtgttCCTTGTAGCGTGAATAATACCTCGctctatttttcccttttgtttatccCACGCGTATTCGGGAAGTTTGGCCACAGGGACCTACTCCCTAGCTTTAGGTGATAGAATTAATTGGAGGGGCTACGCACCGAAGCAGGAGCAGGGCGTATAGGCCATAGCCTTCTCCTCCAGTGAGCATGTGCAAAAAGGTATATAACCCCAAGTGGTATCCTTTCACGCATGACATGTAATAATCCCCCGAAGCGGAATTTCCACCTGAAATACTATTAAACTGCtttaaaatgagaaaacgaaaatatGGAAGCCGGTCTACCCCCACGGAGAACGAAGCAAATGAGAATCCCCTAGacgaacaagaaaaaaaatacatttaccCAAGCATTGCCAACTCGCCAATACTGTTACACAACGACCAGGTCATCTACGCTTATGGTAGCAGTCTAATATTTTATTCcctcaaggaaaaaaaatttgtgaaaaaaatcgATGAGCATCAAAGTGTTATTAGATCATTAgatgttaataaaaatggaaataaaaaatatttcttgaCAACTGGTGACGATAAAATTATAGTGATTTATGATGAGCAATGGTCCGTGTGGCACAAAATTGtgcataagaaaaaaatcgtCAAGgcgttctttttaaaatatgtacagGAAGAGGATAAGAAgtttgaaataatttttattgaCAAGTATGGGGATGTGTACTTGTTTGACCTCAATTTGGTGGCGCACGGGTCCTTCGCCATGGGGGAAGTCTCAACGGTTGGAAAGACTCCAACAGGGGAGGATGTTCCAACGGAGAGCCACTCCAGTTGCATCACAAAATTGAGCTACCTGCAGGATTCGCTGAACGACATTCAGGAAAAGGACGAGGATTTGATTTTCATGAATAATTTCGAGCGCATGCTTCAGGGGGAAGAGCATGAAGAaggcgaagaagaagatgataaAGCAGAAGGGGGGTACACAGAAGGTGACGAAGGGCAGTCCGGAAAATCACTACCTCGTGAGACGTTCCCTCGTGAGACGTTCCCTCGTGAGACGTTCCCTTTAGAGACACGCCCTCGCGAGGAAGGAAAGCTCGCCcaggtgaaggaaaaattggagCGTCACTACTCCAAGTGCTTCCAAAACGAAATGTTGATGTACCCAATCCTCACATGCAACTCTGCAGTCGTAGCGCTACATTACGACAGCAACTTTTTAATAATAGGAGATCGAGATGAAAAAATCAGAGTtgtgaaaaataagaaaataaacaaGATATACAACTTTTATTTAAATcacaaattatttattaCGTCCATCGTTCTGATAAATTCTAAGATGTTCTGTTCTGCCGCCGCGGATTGCTACCTCCACATGTGGGACATTAAGACCAAGGAAGTTATCGACACGATATGTTTTGACGCCCCCTTTGTGTGTAAACTGGCACAGTTGAAGGAGCCTTTTAGTAATTCTccccatttgaaaaaatataaatttgttATCAACACGTTGATTTTTAAGGAAAGCACTTGGACAATCTACGCCACTGCAGAAAATTTGAAAGGAATCTTAATCATCCCCTTAACGCATGATGCAGATGGAAATCATTTGTTAACTTTtaacaaggaagaaatttcattttttccgcttc
This DNA window, taken from Plasmodium knowlesi strain H genome assembly, chromosome: 13, encodes the following:
- a CDS encoding oxidoreductase, aldo/keto reductase-like protein, whose translation is MPERKLAEGISVHIYMYTCVYVCVLICACGSALAPLHPRTSRPTNLTVMKTKRASFIAICAWFLIETFSSVRKKRIHSIPYYPTDKRTHDIKVVARRNKFVRIKFRDNASSPQDRRFPYLFLNRNVITYVQLGESRKQRSPNGNALLQDNRARGNVRATKLFVRRKNVGNTTEESTSAEKDEVVKGKVKTRRGRQKKEKSLTLENEGGAAASEDISTCEGVVEGGEDVRAVKGNEKGERKKGEKKNTKKGTKEIAKRGVRKIAKRGTNRGENPQGEPLHRTTTSGESNEDQFDENEALEYFADEFSMEDEKEENTARENKGRRKGSQKGSKSIGKKEEEEENSEDNFSPKEEKDPLAEKEKLERERKIEFIKKVEFMLQEEEKNEKLYEEREDIEKLKFGEKPPPGSQEFMDTILKNVHTEKPINVPNSSTQTEKYDLRKKHLFYELLRISNSNSFHTQKIYTHNDLIYGMKYRKLGESNLCVSELCVGTNMYENENFISKDDVNVLLNMAFYEYGINFFDISEYDPFPHDPISYKKAKNRNMNLFLKDKKRENIIINLRMCSSRNVDKITNGEYYLSWIMEGMKDDTPTFYNIEERLDKILKNLNTNYVDILTIDMPERYIPNGAKGEDTYIWGFENLSSSEDTQNGKEVMSIEEQFHILEKLILKGKVRHIAVSNESVWGIYQWCSLAKKKKKKFMKIVCAQNLYNLLHRNEVESSGLVEMILRENFNVPLVPYGLLAGGILTGKYLDPERYHTMGPDTVLGDDQLDHDLDDSKGNKAEDYGYLSYGPRNGRCNKYPYLYKSHRCVWAQDATAEYMKLARSHGMSLAQLSLSFVYSRPFVASSIIGPRTIGQLKDSVLALNYPMYQHTEWDLHEIFLRYRGCTMDGNTILNSLKDPNKTSQTAFYKSANIPILSGGTHWNNYPLPFFNKRYEYTDMKEEHDRIKSTFGLNDQPNDSNFISARIWVEREKKKGEYFALKESKLFEWDKYKIYKGVMTKLSNKEKYLYDTSDFHFYYKGNKISVVPTDDEISNFYENREKMKKVITQTINDCQELYQYQEQLGQEMPDIFNNLNIDLIYKQLLNRHNINPLDKDELNSIYQYMKMTPAELKTEDFWYIYKYNPLDTSFAFRTGTEP
- a CDS encoding WD repeat-containing protein, putative, with translation MRKRKYGSRSTPTENEANENPLDEQEKKYIYPSIANSPILLHNDQVIYAYGSSLIFYSLKEKKFVKKIDEHQSVIRSLDVNKNGNKKYFLTTGDDKIIVIYDEQWSVWHKIVHKKKIVKAFFLKYVQEEDKKFEIIFIDKYGDVYLFDLNLVAHGSFAMGEVSTVGKTPTGEDVPTESHSSCITKLSYLQDSLNDIQEKDEDLIFMNNFERMLQGEEHEEGEEEDDKAEGGYTEGDEGQSGKSLPRETFPRETFPRETFPLETRPREEGKLAQVKEKLERHYSKCFQNEMLMYPILTCNSAVVALHYDSNFLIIGDRDEKIRVVKNKKINKIYNFYLNHKLFITSIVLINSKMFCSAAADCYLHMWDIKTKEVIDTICFDAPFVCKLAQLKEPFSNSPHLKKYKFVINTLIFKESTWTIYATAENLKGILIIPLTHDADGNHLLTFNKEEISFFPLQQEVLSFIFLSVDGDECILFVDRSAGHLHQIKLTDRGKLVGEVVTLDCHTFFDGAQPMDIGLINYWKHTTIEDGIH